A stretch of Cucumis sativus cultivar 9930 chromosome 2, Cucumber_9930_V3, whole genome shotgun sequence DNA encodes these proteins:
- the LOC101219489 gene encoding probable carbohydrate esterase At4g34215, with amino-acid sequence MAGRGGVENNAQGKLQWDGLVPPECQPQPSILRLNPDRQWEIAREPLHLGIDIKRTPGIGPGIAFAHELLAKAGPNAGAVGLVPCARGGTLIEEWVKNPSNPSATFYQNFIERIKASDKDGGVVRALFWFQGESDAAMNDTAIRYKDNLKKFFTDIRDDIKPRYLPIIVVKIALYDFFRPHDTHNLPAVREAQEAVSKELPDVVAIDSLKLPINYTTNEGINLDHGHFNTTTEITLGKWLAETYLSHFGQLL; translated from the coding sequence ATGGCTGGTCGAGGTGGGGTTGAGAACAATGCTCAAGGAAAACTCCAGTGGGATGGGCTAGTCCCACCAGAATGTCAACCTCAACCATCCATCCTACGATTGAACCCTGATCGCCAATGGGAGATAGCACGAGAGCCACTCCATTTGGGAATTGACATCAAAAGGACCCCTGGAATTGGTCCCGGTATCGCATTTGCTCATGAACTCCTAGCCAAAGCTGGACCAAATGCTGGCGCTGTGGGTTTAGTTCCATGTGCCAGAGGTGGCACTTTAATTGAAGAGTGGGTTAAAAATCCTAGCAATCCTAGTGCAACCTTTTACCAAAACTTCATTGAACGAATCAAAGCATCAGATAAAGATGGTGGGGTTGTGCGTGCGCTTTTCTGGTTCCAAGGAGAAAGCGATGCAGCTATGAATGACACCGCTATTAGATACAAAGACAACCTAAAGAAATTCTTCACTGACATTCGCGATGACATAAAACCTAGATATTTGCCCATCATTGTTGTTAAAATAGCTCTGTACGACTTTTTTAGGCCGCACGATACTCATAACTTGCCAGCAGTGAGGGAAGCACAAGAAGCAGTCAGTAAGGAGTTGCCTGATGTGGTGGCTATCGATTCGTTGAAATTACCTATAAACTACACAACAAATGAAGGCATCAACCTAGATCATGGCCATTTTAACACCACAACCGAAATTACTTTGGGAAAATGGTTGGCTGAAACCTACCTCTCCCACTTTGGTCAATtactctaa
- the LOC116402003 gene encoding probable carbohydrate esterase At4g34215, with amino-acid sequence MVLLRLSIILCVMLYGPSLSGAASPKNIFILAGQSNMAGRGGVENNAQGNLQWDGLVPPECQPQPSILRLNPGLQWEIAREPLHLGIDINRTPGIGPGIAFAHELLVKAGPNAGAVGLVPCARGGTLIEQWIKNPSNPSATFYQNFIERIKASDKDGGVVRALFWFQGESDAAMNDTAIRYKDNLKKFFTDIRDDIKPRFLPIIVVKIALYDFFRQHDTHNLPAVREAQEAVSKELPDVVAIDSLKLPINYTTNEGINLDHGHFNTTTEITLGKWLAETYLSHFGQLL; translated from the coding sequence ATGGTTTTGTTGAGATTGTCAATCATATTATGTGTGATGTTATATGGTCCTTCTCTTTCAGGAGCTGCTTCTCCTAAGAACATATTCATCCTCGCAGGTCAAAGTAACATGGCTGGTCGAGGTGGAGTTGAGAACAATGCTCAAGGAAATCTCCAGTGGGATGGGTTAGTCCCACCAGAATGTCAACCTCAACCATCCATCCTACGATTGAACCCTGGTCTCCAATGGGAGATAGCACGAGAGCCACTCCATTTGGGAATTGACATCAATAGGACCCCTGGAATTGGTCCCGGTATCGCATTTGCTCATGAATTGCTAGTCAAAGCTGGACCAAATGCTGGCGCTGTGGGTTTAGTTCCATGTGCTAGAGGTGGCACTTTAATTGAACAATGGATTAAAAATCCTAGCAATCCTAGTGCAACCTTTTACCAAAACTTCATTGAACGAATCAAAGCATCAGATAAAGATGGTGGGGTTGTGCGTGCTCTTTTCTGGTTCCAAGGAGAAAGTGATGCAGCTATGAATGACACTGCCATTAGATACAAAGACAACCTAAAGAAATTCTTCACTGACATTCGCGATGACATAAAACCTAGATTTTTGCCCATCATTGTTGTTAAAATAGCTCTCTACGACTTTTTTAGGCAGCACGATACTCATAACCTCCCAGCAGTGAGGGAAGCACAAGAAGCAGTCAGCAAGGAGCTGCCTGACGTAGTGGCCATCGATTCGTTGAAATTACCTATAAACTATACAACAAATGAAGGCATCAACCTAGATCATGGTCATTTTAACACCACAACCGAAATTACTTTGGGTAAATGGTTGGCTGAAACCTACCTCTCCCACTTTGGTCAATtactttaa
- the LOC101205677 gene encoding transcription factor MYB44, giving the protein MDSVGKNVDRIKGPWSPEEDESLKRLVESYGPRNWSLISKSIPGRSGKSCRLRWCNQLSPQVEHRPFSAEEDDAIIRAHAKFGNKWATIARLLNGRTDNAIKNHWNSTLKRKCSAMGDDFNDPDLHHPPKRSASLGPSPVTVASGFGLNPSSPSGSDLSDSSPPPPQPVYRPLARSSSIVPSNQQQQQIVNSYDPPTSLCLSLPGSNSKSGYGSDSIPSPTRKMVQATPTAGGYGKESELFSAEFLSAMQEMIKIEVRKYMSGIEHNGWHLHTDAIRNAVVKRMGISKID; this is encoded by the coding sequence ATGGATTCTGTTGGGAAGAACGTCGATCGGATTAAGGGTCCCTGGAGTCCTGAGGAAGATGAATCGTTGAAGAGATTGGTTGAAAGCTACGGACCTAGGAATTGGTCCTTGATCAGTAAATCCATTCCTGGTCGTTCTGGAAAGTCTTGTCGTCTCCGATGGTGTAATCAGCTTTCTCCACAGGTCGAACACCGTCCCTTTTCTGCGGAAGAGGATGACGCCATTATCAGAGCTCATGCCAAGTTTGGGAATAAGTGGGCTACCATTGCTCGTCTTTTGAATGGCCGTACCGATAACGCCATTAAGAATCATTGGAATTCGACGCTCAAGCGTAAATGCTCCGCCATGGGTGATGATTTTAACGATCCCGATTTGCATCACCCTCCCAAAAGATCTGCCAGCCTTGGTCCGTCTCCAGTCACCGTCGCTTCCGGGTTTGGGTTGAACCCGAGTAGTCCATCTGGTTCCGATTTGAGCGACTCCTCTCCACCGCCACCACAGCCCGTGTATAGACCTTTAGCTAGAAGCAGCTCGATCGTTCCATCGAatcagcagcagcagcagatTGTGAACTCCTACGATCCTCCTACTTCACTCTGCCTCTCATTGCCAGGGTCCAACTCGAAATCCGGGTATGGGTCGGATTCAATCCCGAGCCCCACCAGGAAGATGGTTCAGGCAACTCCTACCGCCGGTGGGTATGGCAAGGAATCCGAGTTATTCAGTGCGGAGTTCTTAAGTGCGATGCAGGAGATGATTAAAATCGAAGTGAGGAAGTACATGTCTGGAATTGAGCATAACGGTTGGCATTTGCATACCGATGCCATCAGAAACGCTGTTGTTAAGCGTATGGGAATAAGCAAGATCGATTAG